In Deltaproteobacteria bacterium, the DNA window GAAATCATTTGCCAATTGACCGAACGGATGGGAAAAATCACCGGACAACTAAAATCTTTTGCCCGAAAATCACCGGCCCACCCCAGGCCGGTTTCCGTAGCCCGGGTGATTTCCGAGACCATAGCCCTGATGGAACAACGTATTCATAAAGAGGGCGTTGTTCTGGAGCGGGATATTTCCCCACCTGAGGTGTGGGCGCTCTGCGACGGAAACCGCTTGGCCCAGGTCCTGGTGAACCTTTTGAGCAACGCCCTGGATGCCATGGCCGCTGTGCCGGAACGCCGGCTGAAGATCGACGTCTCCCAAATGGCTGAAAGGGTATTCATCGGGGTCCGGGACAGCGGAACCGGTATTCCCGATAGCGTAATGCCTCATCTCTTCGAACCTTTTTTCACTACCAAAGAACAGGGTGCGGGGCTGGGGTTGGGTCTGGCCATTTCAACGGGTATCCTGCGTGATTTCGGCGGTGTGCTGAAGGCCCGGAATCATAGTGAGGGCGGTGCCGAATTTCAGATCGAACTTCGGGCAGCCGATACGGAGGGGTCTTATGTTTGAGGGGCTCAAGGTGCTTTTTGTTGAGGATGATCCGGCCGTACGTCTGGGCAGCCAACAGGCCTTACAGTTGGCCGGTCTTGAGGTGCAGGCCTATGACTCGGCTGAACAGGTGCGAAAGCATATCGTGCCCGATTTTGCCGGCGTCCTGGTGAGCGACGTCAAACTGCCGGGGATGGACGGCCTGGGACTGCTGCGCCACGCTAAAACGATCGATCCAAACCTGCCGGTAATCCTGGTCACCGGCCATGGCGACATCTCCATGGCCGTCCAGGCCATACGGGAAGGGGCTTACGACTTTATTGAAAAACCCTTCTCTTCGGAACACCTGAGCGAGGTAGTCAAAAGGGCACTGGATAAACGCAAGCTGACCCTGGAAGTCCTGTCCCTGCGTCGTAAGCTGGAAAACCGGCAGGGTATCGGGTCCAAGATCCTTGGGTACTCACCGGCCATTGAGAGTTTACGCCGGACGATCCTGGACCTTTCTGACACCGATGTCGATGTCTTGATTCTGGGTGAAACCGGAACGGGGAAAGAATTGGTGGCCCGTTGTCTGCACGAACATGGGAGCCGGCAGCAGAATAATTTTGTGGCCATCAATTGTGGCGGAATGCCGGAGACTTTATTTGAAAGCGAGGTTTTCGGCTACGAAGCCGGGGCCTTCACCGGGGCCTTGAAACGGCGTATCGGCAAGATCGAACACGCCGGCGCCGGCACCTTATTTCTCGATGAAATCGAGTCCATGCCCCTTTCCTTACAGAGCAAGTTGCTGCGGACCCTGCAGGAGCGGCAATTCGAACGCCTGGGTTCCAATGAGCTTATCCCCATGAACTGTCGCGTCCTGACGGCTTCGGCCTGTAAGGACCTCCGGGAATTATGTTCCCAACAACGCTTTCGTATCGACCTTTTCTATCGTCTGAGCGTCCTGGAACTGACCATCCCGCCGCTCAGGGAACGGCGGGAGGATATTCCCCTGCTGTTCGAACATTTTGTCATGGAAGCGGCCCAGCGCTATAA includes these proteins:
- a CDS encoding sigma-54-dependent Fis family transcriptional regulator, which produces MFEGLKVLFVEDDPAVRLGSQQALQLAGLEVQAYDSAEQVRKHIVPDFAGVLVSDVKLPGMDGLGLLRHAKTIDPNLPVILVTGHGDISMAVQAIREGAYDFIEKPFSSEHLSEVVKRALDKRKLTLEVLSLRRKLENRQGIGSKILGYSPAIESLRRTILDLSDTDVDVLILGETGTGKELVARCLHEHGSRQQNNFVAINCGGMPETLFESEVFGYEAGAFTGALKRRIGKIEHAGAGTLFLDEIESMPLSLQSKLLRTLQERQFERLGSNELIPMNCRVLTASACKDLRELCSQQRFRIDLFYRLSVLELTIPPLRERREDIPLLFEHFVMEAAQRYNREAPALSKPQLNRMLAYDWPGNVRELRNIAARFVLGMQSSVIGSLQASKTGPRSLGEQVDLFERHLIEEALRSHSGRASAASEALGLPKQTLYDKMRRFGLSTDDFKG